A window of the Brassica oleracea var. oleracea cultivar TO1000 chromosome C1, BOL, whole genome shotgun sequence genome harbors these coding sequences:
- the LOC106311129 gene encoding AT-hook motif nuclear-localized protein 13 isoform X1 has protein sequence MDSRELHHHQQHQQQLQLQQQLQSPPGMLMGSFHRNPNASASASASLMGPTSTSQAMMHHRSSLPFGSLSPHHLHHHPQQQMDQKTLESLGFEGSPSTQQQQQQHSMRFGIEQQQQVKKKRGRPRKYTPDASNIGLALAPTSPLPSASNSYGGGNDGGGDSGGGGGGANSTDPPAKRNRGRPPGSGKKQLDALGGTGGVGFTPHVIEVKTGEDIAMKVVAFTHQGPRAICILSATGAVSSVMFRQSSNPNGVVKYEGPYEIISMSGSFLNTESNGTVTKTGSLSVSLARPDGQVVGGCVAGMLVAGSQVQVVVGSFVPEVKKPKQSAGRVQNTPEPASAPANMLSFGGGGGPGSPRSQGQQQHSSESSEENESNSPLHRGSNNNNNNNHHGLFGNSLPQPLHQMPMQQMYHPHLWPGHNPQ, from the exons ATGGATTCTAGAGAACTCCACCACCACCAGCAACACCAACAACAACTACAACTTCAGCAGCAGCTACAATCACCGCCTGGGATGCTAATGGGCTCCTTCCATCGCAACCCTAACGCCTCCGCCTCCGCCTCCGCCTCCTTAATGGGTCCCACCTCCACATCTCAGGCGATGATGCACCACCGCAGCAGCTTACCTTTCGGCTCTCTCTCGCCTCATCACCTCCATCACCATCCTCAGCAGCAGATGGATCAGAAGACGCTTGAATCTCTCGGATTCGAAGGATCGCCTTCGACCCAGCAGCAGCAGCAGCAGCACTCGATGCGATTCGGGATCGAGCAGCAGCAGCAGGTGAAGAAGAAGCGAGGAAGGCCTAGGAAGTATACTCCTGACGCCAGCAACATTGGTCTCGCTCTGGCTCCTACCTCTCCTCTTCCTTCTGCTTCTAATTCCTACGGCGGTGGAAATGATGGTGGTGGAGATAGCGGCGGCGGAGGTGGTGGTGCGAACTCTACCGATCCGCCTGCTAAACGGAACAGAGGTCGTCCTCCTGGGTCTGGTAAGAAGCAGCTTGATGCTTTAG GAGGAACAGGAGGAGTAGGGTTCACACCTCATGTCATTGAGGTCAAAACTGGAGAG GACATAGCTATGAAGGTAGTGGCGTTTACGCATCAAGGACCACGAGCGATCTGTATTCTCTCAGCTACAGGAGCTGTATCTAGTGTTATGTTTCGTCAATCTAGCAATCCTAATGGAGTTGTTAAGTATGAG GGACCATATGAGATCATTTCTATGTCAGGCTCTTTCTTGAATACTGAGAGTAATGGTACTGTGACCAAAACTGGTAGCTTGAGTGTATCTCTGGCTAGACCTGATGGTCAGGTTGTGGGTGGTTGTGTTGCTGGAATGCTAGTAGCTGGATCACAAGTTCAG GTCGTTGTTGGAAGCTTTGTACCGGAAGTGAAGAAACCGAAACAAAGCGCAGGGCGTGTTCAGAATACTCCTGAGCCAGCTTCAGCACCAGCTAATATGTTGAGCTTTGGTGGTGGTGGTGGACCAGGAAGCCCTCGGTCTCAGGGACAGCAGCAGCATTCGAGCGAGTCATCAGAGGAAAACGAAAGTAACTCTCCGTTGCACCGTGGTAGCAACAACAATAACAACAACAATCATCACGGACTATTTGGAAACTCTCTGCCGCAACCACTTCACCAAATGCCTATGCAGCAGATGTACCATCCTCACCTCTGGCCTGGCCACAATCCTCAATAA
- the LOC106311129 gene encoding AT-hook motif nuclear-localized protein 13 isoform X2 produces MDSRELHHHQQHQQQLQLQQQLQSPPGMLMGSFHRNPNASASASASLMGPTSTSQAMMHHRSSLPFGSLSPHHLHHHPQQQMDQKTLESLGFEGSPSTQQQQQQHSMRFGIEQQQQVKKKRGRPRKYTPDASNIGLALAPTSPLPSASNSYGGGNDGGGDSGGGGGGANSTDPPAKRNRGRPPGSGGTGGVGFTPHVIEVKTGEDIAMKVVAFTHQGPRAICILSATGAVSSVMFRQSSNPNGVVKYEGPYEIISMSGSFLNTESNGTVTKTGSLSVSLARPDGQVVGGCVAGMLVAGSQVQVVVGSFVPEVKKPKQSAGRVQNTPEPASAPANMLSFGGGGGPGSPRSQGQQQHSSESSEENESNSPLHRGSNNNNNNNHHGLFGNSLPQPLHQMPMQQMYHPHLWPGHNPQ; encoded by the exons ATGGATTCTAGAGAACTCCACCACCACCAGCAACACCAACAACAACTACAACTTCAGCAGCAGCTACAATCACCGCCTGGGATGCTAATGGGCTCCTTCCATCGCAACCCTAACGCCTCCGCCTCCGCCTCCGCCTCCTTAATGGGTCCCACCTCCACATCTCAGGCGATGATGCACCACCGCAGCAGCTTACCTTTCGGCTCTCTCTCGCCTCATCACCTCCATCACCATCCTCAGCAGCAGATGGATCAGAAGACGCTTGAATCTCTCGGATTCGAAGGATCGCCTTCGACCCAGCAGCAGCAGCAGCAGCACTCGATGCGATTCGGGATCGAGCAGCAGCAGCAGGTGAAGAAGAAGCGAGGAAGGCCTAGGAAGTATACTCCTGACGCCAGCAACATTGGTCTCGCTCTGGCTCCTACCTCTCCTCTTCCTTCTGCTTCTAATTCCTACGGCGGTGGAAATGATGGTGGTGGAGATAGCGGCGGCGGAGGTGGTGGTGCGAACTCTACCGATCCGCCTGCTAAACGGAACAGAGGTCGTCCTCCTGGGTCTG GAGGAACAGGAGGAGTAGGGTTCACACCTCATGTCATTGAGGTCAAAACTGGAGAG GACATAGCTATGAAGGTAGTGGCGTTTACGCATCAAGGACCACGAGCGATCTGTATTCTCTCAGCTACAGGAGCTGTATCTAGTGTTATGTTTCGTCAATCTAGCAATCCTAATGGAGTTGTTAAGTATGAG GGACCATATGAGATCATTTCTATGTCAGGCTCTTTCTTGAATACTGAGAGTAATGGTACTGTGACCAAAACTGGTAGCTTGAGTGTATCTCTGGCTAGACCTGATGGTCAGGTTGTGGGTGGTTGTGTTGCTGGAATGCTAGTAGCTGGATCACAAGTTCAG GTCGTTGTTGGAAGCTTTGTACCGGAAGTGAAGAAACCGAAACAAAGCGCAGGGCGTGTTCAGAATACTCCTGAGCCAGCTTCAGCACCAGCTAATATGTTGAGCTTTGGTGGTGGTGGTGGACCAGGAAGCCCTCGGTCTCAGGGACAGCAGCAGCATTCGAGCGAGTCATCAGAGGAAAACGAAAGTAACTCTCCGTTGCACCGTGGTAGCAACAACAATAACAACAACAATCATCACGGACTATTTGGAAACTCTCTGCCGCAACCACTTCACCAAATGCCTATGCAGCAGATGTACCATCCTCACCTCTGGCCTGGCCACAATCCTCAATAA
- the LOC106292202 gene encoding uncharacterized protein LOC106292202, which yields MGFLKKLAGVFGFGQEAVKNEEDDTVIDSGDGDKRRENNQPRFRETRLPRKGFGVPVQVAVERSQLGPVLQPCSAGDGGIQGLRWYTKRLRVDEDGDVADEFLEEGDKPTNAEDDHSSKTMPRLEAKRKTKPAKVRRLVVSSDGKLQQCIEHQGRLFIV from the exons ATGGGGTTCTTAAAGAAGCTCGCGGGCGTGTTTGGATTTGGGCAGGAAGCTGTGAAGAATGAGGAAGACGATACAGTCATCGATTCCGGCGACGGAGATAAGCGGCGGGAGAATAATCAGCCGAGGTTTCGCGAAACCAGACTACCCAGGAAAGGATTTGGAGTTCCGGTTCAAGTCGCCGTCGAAAGGTCTCAACTTGGTCCTGTTCTTCAGCCGTGCTCCGCCGGAGACGGTGGTATCCAG GGACTAAGGTGGTATACAAAACGGCTAAGGGTTGATGAAGATGGAGATGTTGCGGATGAGTTTTTGGAAGAAGGAGATAAACCGACAAACGCAGAAGACGATCATAGCTCTAAGACAATGCCAAGACTTGAGGCGAAACGCAAAACAAAACCTGCTAAAGTAAGAAGACTGGTTGTGTCTTCTGATGGTAAACTCCAGCAATGCATTGAACATCAAGGAAGATTATTTATAGTATGA